The following proteins are encoded in a genomic region of Labilithrix sp.:
- a CDS encoding phosphatase PAP2 family protein: MHAPAAFATGLALLLFTPSAHADEPPDEPPPAEPPPEPPPAVRPPDDPRRDTDVTPAPTKPPTRAKGKFAVDPIADSGVLALGVAFGVLSSAILGTDEVRPQQISLRFTTQDLLWIDRGALWQRVDDNAALYSDIAIGAMAGYALFDSILDGFRDGASATLTDITMYLEAATITLGVTNLSKIAFRRPRPKAYIARADFIGAGGDYETYENSVTDSALSFFSGHSAEAAALTATATYIAFQRSPGTLKPWLTLAGGTALTSFIAYSRVRSASHFPTDVMAGALAGTAIGALIVHLHRADSPHERPIWIGAFPARDGGTVSVGGRF; the protein is encoded by the coding sequence GTGCATGCGCCTGCTGCGTTCGCCACGGGCCTGGCCCTCTTGCTGTTCACCCCCTCCGCACACGCCGACGAGCCGCCCGACGAACCACCGCCCGCCGAGCCGCCGCCCGAGCCGCCGCCCGCGGTCCGTCCGCCCGACGATCCGCGGCGCGACACCGACGTCACGCCGGCCCCGACGAAGCCTCCGACGCGCGCGAAGGGGAAGTTCGCCGTCGATCCGATCGCCGACTCCGGGGTCCTCGCGCTGGGCGTCGCCTTCGGCGTCCTCTCGTCGGCGATCCTCGGGACGGACGAGGTGAGACCGCAGCAGATCAGCCTGCGCTTCACGACGCAGGACCTCCTCTGGATCGATCGCGGCGCGCTGTGGCAGCGGGTCGACGACAACGCCGCGCTCTACTCCGACATCGCCATCGGCGCGATGGCCGGCTACGCCCTCTTCGACAGCATCCTCGACGGCTTCCGCGACGGCGCGTCCGCGACGCTGACCGACATCACGATGTACCTCGAGGCCGCGACCATCACGCTCGGCGTCACGAACCTCTCCAAGATCGCCTTCCGCCGCCCGCGCCCCAAGGCCTATATCGCGCGCGCCGACTTCATCGGCGCCGGCGGCGACTACGAGACGTACGAGAACTCCGTCACCGACAGCGCGCTCTCGTTCTTCTCCGGCCACTCCGCCGAAGCGGCGGCGCTCACCGCCACCGCGACGTACATCGCGTTCCAGCGCTCGCCGGGCACGCTCAAGCCGTGGCTCACGCTCGCGGGCGGCACCGCGCTCACCTCCTTCATCGCCTACTCGCGCGTCCGGAGCGCCTCCCACTTCCCGACCGACGTCATGGCCGGCGCGCTCGCGGGCACCGCCATCGGCGCGCTCATCGTCCATCTCCACCGCGCCGACTCCCCGCACGAGCGCCCGATCTGGATCGGCGCGTTTCCGGCGCGCGACGGCGGCACCGTCAGCGTCGGAGGGCGGTTCTGA
- the pnp gene encoding polyribonucleotide nucleotidyltransferase: protein MSIVRESVMVNGKPMTFETGRLAKQAHGSVLVTYGESVVLVTAVGGDERPGIDFFPLTCEYVEKTYAAGKIPGGFFKREARQRDEEILVCRLMDRPCRPLFPEGYKGDTQVIATVLSSDKINPTDVLAVTGASAALHISDLPWDGPLVGVRVARVNGELIAFPVLEQQQAADIDLVVACTKDAITMVEGGAAEAQESDVIDALMFAHKAAQPILELIEKLRAAVGKPKKVFEPKKLPEDIAKKIPSIVDAKIIESSLIKEKKKRYDGYKAAKDAMVATLTADLGAETFALHEKLIKGEFEERKYHVVRDYMLREKKRIDGRDGKTIRNIMIEASILPRVHGSSLFQRGETQAIVTTTLGTSSDEQKIDALTGERWKRFLLHYNFPPFSTGETKPMRGPGRREIGHGALAERALLRMIPEQEKFPYTIRIVSETLESNGSSSMAAVCGGSLSLMDAGVPIKAPVAGIAMGLVTDGPVDQASTRYIILSDILGDEDHLGDMDFKVCGTANGVTAIQMDIKIAGLNRAILSQALDQAREGRLHILGKMNEVLSQPRADLSQYAPRITTLKVKPDQIRIIIGPGGKTIKGIVDQTGVAIDVEDDGTVNIASSDSDAVKKAIDIIKGLTAEPEVGATYKGAVQRITDFGAFIEIFPGTDGLLHVSEMAHTRVERVTDVMKEGDEVEVKVIEVGRDGKIRLSRRELLPLPEGEEGERAKARMMASREAGPPPSRGDRGPRDRGPRGGGGGGGRDRGPRGGGGGDRGPR, encoded by the coding sequence ATGTCGATCGTTCGTGAGTCCGTGATGGTCAACGGCAAGCCGATGACCTTCGAGACGGGCCGTCTCGCCAAGCAGGCCCACGGGTCCGTCCTCGTCACCTACGGCGAGAGCGTCGTCCTCGTCACCGCCGTCGGCGGCGACGAGCGCCCCGGCATCGATTTCTTCCCCCTCACCTGCGAGTACGTCGAGAAGACCTACGCCGCCGGCAAGATCCCGGGCGGCTTCTTCAAGCGCGAGGCGCGCCAGCGCGACGAGGAGATCCTCGTCTGCCGCCTCATGGACCGCCCCTGCCGCCCGCTCTTCCCCGAAGGGTACAAGGGCGACACGCAGGTCATCGCGACGGTCCTCTCCTCCGACAAGATCAACCCGACCGACGTGCTCGCCGTGACCGGCGCGAGCGCGGCGCTCCACATCTCCGATCTCCCGTGGGACGGGCCGCTCGTCGGCGTCCGCGTCGCGCGCGTGAACGGCGAGCTCATCGCGTTCCCGGTGCTGGAGCAGCAGCAGGCGGCGGACATCGACCTCGTCGTCGCGTGCACGAAGGACGCGATCACGATGGTCGAGGGCGGCGCGGCCGAGGCGCAGGAGTCCGACGTCATCGACGCGCTGATGTTCGCGCACAAGGCGGCGCAGCCGATCCTCGAGCTCATCGAGAAGCTCCGCGCCGCCGTCGGCAAGCCGAAGAAGGTGTTCGAGCCGAAGAAGCTCCCGGAGGACATCGCGAAGAAGATCCCCTCGATCGTCGACGCGAAGATCATCGAGAGCTCCCTCATCAAGGAGAAGAAGAAGCGCTACGACGGCTACAAGGCGGCGAAGGACGCGATGGTCGCGACGCTCACGGCCGACCTCGGCGCCGAGACCTTCGCCCTCCACGAGAAGCTCATCAAGGGCGAGTTCGAGGAGCGGAAGTACCACGTCGTCCGCGACTACATGCTCCGCGAGAAGAAGCGCATCGACGGCCGCGACGGCAAGACGATCCGCAACATCATGATCGAGGCGTCGATCCTCCCGCGCGTCCACGGCTCCTCGCTCTTCCAGCGCGGCGAGACGCAGGCGATCGTGACGACGACGCTCGGCACCTCGAGCGACGAGCAGAAGATCGACGCGCTCACCGGCGAGCGCTGGAAGCGCTTCCTCCTCCACTACAACTTCCCGCCGTTCTCGACCGGCGAGACGAAGCCGATGCGCGGCCCCGGCCGGCGCGAGATCGGCCACGGCGCCCTCGCCGAGCGCGCGCTCCTCCGCATGATCCCGGAGCAGGAGAAGTTCCCGTACACGATCCGCATCGTGTCCGAGACGCTCGAGTCGAACGGCTCGTCGTCGATGGCGGCGGTCTGCGGCGGCTCGCTCTCGCTCATGGACGCCGGCGTCCCGATCAAGGCGCCGGTCGCCGGCATCGCGATGGGCCTCGTCACCGACGGCCCCGTCGACCAGGCGTCGACGCGCTACATCATCCTCTCCGACATCCTCGGCGACGAAGATCACCTCGGCGACATGGACTTCAAGGTCTGCGGCACCGCGAACGGCGTCACCGCGATCCAGATGGACATCAAGATCGCGGGCTTGAACCGCGCGATCCTGAGCCAGGCGCTCGATCAGGCGCGCGAGGGCCGCCTCCACATCCTCGGCAAGATGAACGAGGTGCTCTCCCAGCCGCGCGCGGACCTCTCGCAGTACGCGCCGCGCATCACGACGCTCAAGGTCAAGCCCGACCAGATCCGCATCATCATCGGCCCGGGCGGCAAGACCATCAAGGGCATCGTCGACCAGACCGGCGTCGCGATCGACGTCGAGGACGACGGCACCGTGAACATCGCGTCGTCGGACAGCGACGCGGTGAAGAAGGCGATCGACATCATCAAGGGCCTCACCGCGGAGCCCGAGGTCGGCGCGACGTACAAGGGCGCGGTCCAGCGCATCACGGACTTCGGCGCCTTCATCGAGATCTTCCCCGGCACCGACGGCCTCCTCCACGTCAGCGAGATGGCGCACACGCGCGTCGAGCGCGTCACCGACGTGATGAAGGAGGGCGACGAGGTCGAGGTGAAGGTCATCGAGGTCGGCCGCGACGGCAAGATCCGCCTCTCGCGCCGCGAGCTCCTCCCGCTCCCCGAGGGCGAAGAGGGCGAGCGCGCGAAGGCGCGCATGATGGCCTCGCGTGAGGCGGGCCCGCCGCCCTCGCGCGGCGATCGCGGCCCGCGCGATCGCGGTCCCCGCGGCGGCGGTGGTGGCGGCGGTCGCGATCGCGGCCCCCGCGGCGGCGGCGGCGGCGACCGCGGCCCGCGCTGA
- the rpsO gene encoding 30S ribosomal protein S15: MPLHTEKKAELVGKFRTHESDTGSPEVQIALLTERIAYLTEHFKTHTKDHHSRRGLLKMVSKRRRLLNYLKKSSLDRYRKTVAALNLRK, encoded by the coding sequence ATGCCTCTTCACACCGAAAAGAAAGCGGAGCTCGTCGGGAAGTTCCGCACCCACGAGTCCGACACGGGCTCGCCCGAGGTCCAGATCGCCCTCCTCACCGAGCGCATCGCGTACCTCACGGAGCACTTCAAGACCCACACGAAGGACCACCACTCGCGTCGTGGCCTCCTCAAGATGGTCTCGAAGCGCCGCCGCCTCTTGAACTACCTCAAGAAGTCGAGCCTCGACCGGTACCGCAAGACCGTCGCAGCGCTCAACCTCCGCAAGTGA
- a CDS encoding serine/threonine protein kinase — MAANAKQGEVSGTGDTERPPAFAVPAFSEPTSVGVGQLPAAQLTRKCASCGELYPADFMVCPRDATPLADQAAEGAPDPMLGKVIGETYVIVRVVGEGGMGRVYEARHLRLKERRFAVKCLHADLAKNAEMSARFLREAESASSIKHPNVVDVFDVHHLEGGTPYLVGEFLEGEELADYVKRRGPLEPRMATKVTRQVASALAAAHERGIIHRDMKPENVFVLASSIAAVERGDARSLQVKVLDFGISKAGSKDTSQLTRTGMIMGTPSYMAPEQARGRAVDPRADVYSVGACLYFMVTGQRPFDADDPTATISMVLTEDPKRPREIDARIPEGLELIIQRAMAKDASERYGTMLELEAALAGFGSHARASLPHVPSVRSLVAAPASEPNLPATAFDVARAVLGSDSLPPPAPEAAKLARAARPTIVVASVVVGAWLVGATVAALAGLVRVLHDGEITITEAVLLVVGCLFAAATPAALYVMHLRKVIWPNSVKALQLALDLKRVAVAILAAYGALAVLGRIVHTVLFRSSRGLASGFWDMFLFVVPFAIAGAIGGFAPFLRNRRKRRRSEG; from the coding sequence ATGGCCGCCAACGCCAAGCAGGGGGAGGTGAGCGGCACGGGCGATACGGAGCGCCCACCGGCCTTCGCGGTGCCGGCCTTCTCGGAGCCCACGAGCGTCGGGGTCGGGCAGCTCCCGGCCGCGCAGCTCACCCGAAAATGCGCCTCGTGCGGCGAGCTCTACCCCGCCGACTTCATGGTCTGCCCGCGCGACGCGACCCCGCTCGCGGACCAGGCGGCGGAGGGCGCCCCCGACCCGATGCTGGGGAAGGTCATCGGCGAGACGTACGTCATCGTCCGCGTCGTCGGCGAGGGCGGCATGGGCCGCGTCTACGAGGCGCGGCACCTCCGCTTGAAGGAGCGGCGCTTCGCGGTGAAGTGCCTCCACGCCGACCTCGCCAAGAACGCGGAGATGTCCGCGCGCTTCCTCCGCGAGGCGGAGAGCGCGAGCTCGATCAAGCACCCCAACGTCGTCGACGTGTTCGACGTGCACCACCTCGAAGGCGGCACGCCCTACCTCGTCGGCGAGTTCCTCGAAGGCGAGGAGCTCGCCGACTACGTGAAGCGAAGAGGCCCCCTCGAGCCGCGGATGGCGACGAAGGTGACGCGTCAGGTCGCGAGCGCGCTCGCCGCCGCGCACGAGCGCGGGATCATCCACCGCGACATGAAGCCGGAGAACGTCTTCGTCCTCGCGTCGTCGATCGCGGCGGTGGAGCGCGGCGACGCGCGCTCGCTACAGGTCAAGGTCCTCGACTTCGGCATCAGCAAGGCGGGGAGCAAGGACACGTCGCAGCTCACGCGCACCGGAATGATCATGGGCACGCCGAGCTACATGGCGCCGGAGCAGGCCCGCGGGCGGGCGGTCGATCCACGCGCCGACGTCTACTCCGTGGGCGCGTGCCTCTACTTCATGGTGACGGGGCAGCGCCCGTTCGACGCCGACGACCCGACGGCCACGATCTCGATGGTGCTGACCGAGGATCCGAAGCGCCCGCGCGAGATCGACGCGCGCATCCCGGAGGGGCTCGAGCTCATCATCCAGCGCGCGATGGCGAAGGACGCGAGCGAGCGCTATGGGACGATGCTCGAGCTCGAGGCCGCGCTCGCCGGCTTCGGCTCGCACGCGCGCGCGAGCCTCCCGCACGTCCCGTCGGTGCGGTCGCTCGTGGCGGCGCCGGCCTCCGAGCCGAACCTGCCCGCCACCGCGTTCGACGTCGCGCGCGCGGTGCTCGGCAGCGACTCGCTCCCGCCGCCCGCGCCCGAGGCGGCGAAGCTCGCGCGCGCCGCGCGCCCCACCATCGTCGTCGCGAGCGTCGTGGTCGGCGCGTGGCTCGTCGGCGCCACCGTCGCCGCGCTCGCGGGCCTCGTGCGCGTGCTGCACGACGGCGAGATCACGATCACGGAGGCGGTGCTCCTCGTCGTCGGCTGCCTCTTCGCCGCCGCGACGCCGGCCGCGCTCTACGTGATGCACCTCCGCAAGGTCATCTGGCCGAACAGCGTGAAGGCGCTCCAGCTCGCGCTCGATCTCAAGCGCGTCGCGGTCGCGATCCTCGCCGCGTACGGCGCGCTCGCCGTCCTCGGCCGCATCGTCCACACCGTCCTCTTCCGCAGCTCGCGCGGCCTCGCGAGCGGGTTCTGGGACATGTTCCTGTTCGTCGTCCCGTTCGCGATCGCGGGCGCGATCGGCGGGTTCGCCCCGTTCCTCCGCAACCGGCGCAAGCGCCGCCGCAGCGAAGGCTGA
- a CDS encoding zf-TFIIB domain-containing protein: MRCAVCTGELPAGFPGGDVTCTFCGSVATLPTRSAPPAASGPYRGGSAAPAREPDDVPCPFCGNLVLALARECPHCQVRLESVRCGRCWTLQQPGSFTCWRCGRGLELEPLLDATNAPCPRCNTPLDAAQGGAVDDVRVHECARCGGAFVPREVLAEMLTRAELEGPFREPDKRAVTPLDEVRYISCPLCRSSMNRLNFGRVSGVIVDVCKPHGTWFDGGELTRVLAFAAAGGLAKTRAREEAEKKTQKKEQARVHAELAQLRGSNDANERLDEWRSLLQDLFFW; this comes from the coding sequence GTGCGCTGCGCGGTCTGCACGGGAGAGCTCCCCGCCGGCTTCCCCGGCGGCGACGTCACCTGCACCTTCTGCGGATCGGTCGCGACGCTCCCGACGCGCTCGGCGCCGCCGGCCGCGAGCGGGCCCTACCGCGGCGGCAGCGCCGCGCCCGCGCGCGAGCCCGACGACGTACCGTGCCCGTTCTGCGGGAACCTCGTCCTCGCCCTCGCGCGCGAGTGCCCGCACTGTCAGGTGCGCCTCGAGAGCGTGCGCTGCGGCCGCTGCTGGACGCTGCAGCAGCCGGGCTCGTTCACGTGCTGGCGCTGCGGCCGCGGCCTCGAGCTCGAGCCGCTCCTCGACGCGACGAACGCGCCGTGCCCGCGCTGCAACACCCCGCTCGACGCGGCGCAAGGCGGCGCGGTGGACGACGTCCGCGTCCACGAGTGCGCGCGCTGCGGCGGCGCGTTCGTCCCGCGCGAGGTGCTCGCCGAGATGTTGACGCGCGCCGAGCTCGAGGGCCCGTTCCGCGAGCCCGACAAGCGCGCGGTCACGCCGCTCGACGAGGTCCGCTACATCTCGTGCCCGCTCTGCCGCTCGTCGATGAACCGCCTGAACTTCGGCCGCGTCTCGGGCGTCATCGTCGACGTGTGCAAGCCGCACGGCACGTGGTTCGACGGCGGCGAGCTCACGCGCGTCCTCGCGTTCGCGGCGGCGGGCGGCCTCGCGAAGACGCGCGCGCGCGAGGAGGCGGAGAAGAAGACGCAGAAGAAGGAGCAGGCGCGCGTGCACGCCGAGCTCGCGCAGCTCCGCGGCTCGAACGACGCGAACGAGCGCCTCGACGAGTGGCGCTCGCTCTTGCAGGATCTCTTCTTCTGGTGA